A window of Bactrocera tryoni isolate S06 unplaced genomic scaffold, CSIRO_BtryS06_freeze2 scaffold_25, whole genome shotgun sequence genomic DNA:
tttctttgaaacatttcttgacttgaaaatcgacaaatgaactatgttgtcaattttattctaatatatgtGAATACTTACATTTGCAGGGTTGTCACATTTCCCTTCTCATACAAATTTcggaaatatattcaatttgtgatttttagcttttgccatcgtcgggaaaagacgcttgtaggcaaaggcatgctcgagCAGATGTAATTGCATTTGCTTTTATGAATAAATCGAATTCAtgaacatttgttgttgtgtaatttattatattggttgtcaaaaaagtcttgcggtattttcgttttagttttattcgtcgcatcgggtcatgctatacctttttggaaagctcatttcacgctaATACGTGTTTCATTGATTGTCGTtccttttaagtcgttcgtgagttatagcgtcgcaaacatggagcaaaataaagagaaaatacggcatattttacagtactactacgataaaggcaaaaatgcatctcaagcggccaataaaatttgtgcagtttatggacccggtatagtttccatttccaccgcacaacgatggtttcaacgtttgtgttctggtgtagaggtggtcgaagatgcgccacgctcagGAAGGccagtcgtcgaaaattgcgataaaatcacTGAATTGGCCGAAAAAGACcgacatagtagcagccgtagcatcggtcaagagctgggcatgagtcatcaaaaattcttgatttgaaattgaatatctgcaggatagatgcgtatgaaagttttaaatgataaaaggtgtgatttattttttattttttttttatagaaatattttaagttttttaggtaattatatatcatatatacaagcatatgaatatatatgatattatcaaagataagaaatatttaaaaagtagcttttatttgcgcgtaaactacaaatattaattCGAAAGTTGcagaatttaattataatattatcatttgtatgtacgtctgtaatagcaatgtaaatttctgagcataattttcaatgAATGCTCAACTCTTTTCACTCATCGCTTTTAAAATTCCTCCTTACGAGCCGatagtggtgaaatccactaataggatTTTGTTAGCTCTGACAGTTCGAACGCCTGTCCAActgaaccttctctatgttaTACATTCTCTGGTGCCAccatatgaccaaaaattgttcaattccaacaaaaatctgaaaagtaggcgtggttttgTTACGTCAAATTAagttgaaatcggttggtcgggttcCGAGGTATGTGATCTCACTAAAGGGTGGGCGGAGCCATGCCCCTTTTCTAATTTCCACACCGGCTCACATAAAGCCCTCTAGTACTATCTCTGAGGTAAAATtgaatgtctctggcgtatttagttactgATTATTGCGCTATTAGAATATtagaacagtaccgttatatggagcaGGGTTATCTCATATTTGGGAGTTTTAGTATTTTAGGAAATGTGTGCATTGAATTTGTTAGAGGGCTAGGCCATGCCCACCTTTCAATTGTTTTTGCACGTGTGTCCTGTGCTACTTCGATCCCTGTACTaactatatcttaatttagtgcttagttttCGGTTAATTACGATTTATCGGCGTGGctgtggtccgattacgcccatctacgcattcgtaattttttctgtaCTAAAGAACTCGCATACCATTATCATATcatgtttcatcaagatatctcaatttttactaaagttacagcttgcacagacggaccgACAGACAATCAAccggattttaacttttctcgtcatcctatactttatttttatatatatataacctatgtatgtatataggtgaTACGTAAagccgttaggtgaacaaaactattatactctatagcaacaagagtataaaaataccaaaacgCAGGACGAACATCAGTTTTTATGGGAAAATTAAATTGTcgtgtttaatattttcgtcgcaatttttgaatattatctcaCCACCTTCCTGGACTTCCACGAATATTTTAAGACTCAAATTAGTCGAATCGGTGCAGCCATTCTCGAGTTGTAGCGAGAcaccaatttatttatatatacatttgtgcagatatacgtatacatacatatgaatacaaGTATGAATGAGGCGAAACCCTTACTAACCATATAGCCCTACAATTTACAATTTCTCAAAACAATAACAGCACTTATTTAATCGAAATTCTCTCAATAATAAATACAGAGAGTCATATGTCATCAACAATTTGGCTTAaatcaatatatgtaaaatacaataatttctgTAAAGCTCTGAAGAATATGCTACATATTTCAAGTTAATCGCTTAATTGTAATCTATAGTATGttttaaaagcagcaaaaacaaaaattttttctggCAATATAATACTAACCCACAAATTGCTTTCACATGAAATTAGCTCGTGTTTTCTGATGCGAATAGCAAGTTTAACAGACCGTGATATAAATTCAAGTAACTTATTCCTTCTTTGATAAATGGTAAACTTAAACAGTAATCATTTCGTTTTTGAATACTTTGAACATAGAACATTTCACTTGCTCAGAAAGATGGGTTTTTTATTGTTAagctattttttaatacatgGATTTTGTAGTATTAACATATCTGGTAACTACTACATagtaataaattcattaaattaagtaacgtgtaaaatattttcagaaggAAGTTGTTTTCTACTGCATAAAGAAAAATGTTCCAGAACAATGCAATCCAGAAACGCTGGGGAAATAATTCCGAGCACATATTCACAAGCAACCGAATTAATGGATTTTCACAGGTTAAAttcatcaaattatttttttatttatttaactgaaatattttatttagacgAATGCATCACAATTTTATGGTACTGAATTATGTTgccaaaaatatgatttatttttacaaagGAACAATTTCTAATGAAGTCAACCGAGACAACTTCTGGCGTGATGGATATGATGGAATGAAAAATTCGGTTGAAGGCACATTAAATAATGTAGCtatgttaaaatataaattatggcTATTAAGGTATGTTGATCAACATAAGCAATCATCTTAAGTAAGACAAATTcctttttataaagcaattaTAATAATCGCACTGGAAGATTTCGGCGATTTTCTAATGACTTTCATAACAGGCATCAGGAATTAGATACAATCAACATTACAGGCTACGCTTTATATCAACACCCACACAAATTTGTAAGTTATCAGAATActaataaatttgatttattttttaattttttctttatatatgcatattagaACAGGAGTGTATATTTAGTTCCAAAGCATACAGCGAGACATATTTTCTTAGATCCTGACGCAAAAACAAGAACCAGTAAGTTTTCTTTTTAGATATTAATTATGgactactaaaaaaattaagaaatattcaacacatacaagtatgtacatatgtatcaaattatattacagaaatatttatacCTGAGCGCAACATGTTACACAAgatagtttttattgttttcaacaACATAAATAATAGGGAGAAATATATTAAGAACATTTTAAGTAAGGAATTACTCAGAGCGGATGTCTGAAAAATTGTATTcgttattaaacaaaataacccATATTATAGCACAATCGTCGTAGCCCATTACCCTCTAGGTATATGAATGTTTCACACGTTTTTGAAACTGTTATTTCATAATACGAAACTCtccaatttttctttcaaacacCTTTCCTGAATTGTACTGACTGAGATTGGtgttctttttggtttttaaaacaCCCCCTAACtcagagaaaaatatatgtttgttgaTATGGGTTTGGAATGAggttattgataaaaaaatcaCATCAAATTATAAGCAATTATAATAAGTTACaagatttttgttgttattcataTAAGTCGAACTTTCTCTACATTTGTACAAGAAGTATCGCTGAAGCTCAGTGATTAATTGAGGATTACACGGGATCTCACATTGAATGTTATATTTTCCTTGGTTTTTGAAAGAATTCTTCTATTATTTCATCAACTGACAGATTAATATTCCTATGAATATTCATTGATGCTAGACCATTAAGTCTATCTTGACCTGTCGTATTTCGTAAATAGGTTTTAATTCTCTTTAAACTTGCAAAACTTCTTTCCGGTGATGCTATTGAAACAGGCAATAACGCCAATATGCGTAAAATCTTGAAAACATTCCCAAAAGACGTTTTGTTCACTGCTTCTAAAGCTTCGAAAGCATTCCGAAAATGCTTGCCTGAAGTTCGCTGTTTCCACATTTTCACCTCCGCAAGATAGTTTTGTTTTGATCAGTTGATCACCCTttcagaaaaagaaaatatttctcgAGCTTTTTTAGCGTCAAATTCGTACTTTgggaaaaatacacaaaaattttcTAACACTGATCTGTGGTCAAGAAAGCGGCTTTTCAAGTGAGCAATGTAAGTATCAAGAAAGGGAATATAAAAAGCAATGCGATAGTATGCCTTAGCGTCGTTGTACCTTTATTTCTGTAAATAGTTTGGTGCATACTTCTTCAACGTtattaataatcaaaaaaaagcttttttcgGCATTTTGTCGCATTTCTTCGAACTCTTTTAAAGCGTCGTAATTGCCGGCTGAGAGGTAGAACGACTGCATTTACGGATTGCATTATGAAGCAGGAAATTTGTAATTCTGCAGCAGAAATCGCAGCGACGAGCTGAGAGGCCGTAGTTGAAGTCTCCGGATCCTTCCAAGTTCCGATTCTTTCTAATGATTTCATCACGAATGGATGCAATTCGATATATGTCTACACGGCTTCATGGCTTTCAGCCCATCTTTTTGGGCATACAGATTTGACAACGAAGCGCGctgattaaatttgaatttgaaaatttttacaagtgTAGGGCAATGTTTTGCTCTTTGCGATTATTCAGTtccatttttgtaaattaattaatttttgtgtctttgaaaatagcaaatatGTTGCCGAGGGTCAATTGTGCAAATAATTCGCAGTATGTAATTACTATAAATTGGTACTTTACAGTGTCAGTAAACATCTTGTAAGAAAATCATGGTTTTCCTTATATGTGCTTTAAATGAAGAAGTTATTTTTTCGTTGCAGTTAATTAGCATCGAATTAAAGTTGTATTTGTAAGTAACGTTTCATCTTTCATAATCTTCCATATTTTAGTCAAGTTGCTAAAAATACGATAttagataaaaataaagtaaatgaaCACTCTCGACTGTTTGTTGTCGAGAGTTTTCATTTACTTTAATACGACAAGGCCAGTGGATATACAAACATAATAATTGGATAAAAATAGTTTAACGACGTTTGAAATAATATTACGAAAGAAACTTGGTTGCGAAAATATTCATCAACAAGTTCTTTTTTAGTAATATATCATGCGCATTATTATACACCCGTGCGCACTATAACCTGCCCCTGCACACCATTTTACGTAGTACATGGTCAACATTACAAGCTCTTCATTATCACGTGCATAATTATTTGTCAAGTTGCATAATTAACTCATTCATTTCAACAGTATAATATGATTTTTCGCAATTCAACTATCCGTA
This region includes:
- the LOC120780770 gene encoding uncharacterized protein LOC120780770 translates to MQSRNAGEIIPSTYSQATELMDFHRRMHHNFMVLNYVAKNMIYFYKGTISNEVNRDNFWRDGYDGMKNSVEGTLNNVAMLKYKLWLLSNYNNRTGRFRRFSNDFHNRHQELDTINITGYALYQHPHKFNRSVYLVPKHTARHIFLDPDAKTRTSKFSF